From one Sphingomonas sp. BT-65 genomic stretch:
- the pdeM gene encoding ligase-associated DNA damage response endonuclease PdeM gives MVPFSFAGRDLRVLPEGALYWPARRALIVADLHFEKASWFALKGQMLPPYDSMATLAALTVLVERTDARELWCLGDSFHDSEGCERLHESARTALTALTGALRWVWITGNHDAALNEQLPDHCGGEIVEEAEVDGLLLRHEAIPGEPRPELSGHFHPKLRVRLRGRQVARRCFVATGTKLILPAFGTLTGGLDAHHPEIVRAVGRGAEALVALEDRLLRFPIAA, from the coding sequence ATGGTTCCCTTTTCGTTCGCCGGCCGTGACCTGCGCGTGCTGCCCGAGGGCGCGCTCTACTGGCCTGCGCGGCGGGCGCTGATCGTCGCCGACCTGCATTTCGAGAAGGCGAGCTGGTTCGCACTCAAAGGCCAGATGCTGCCGCCCTATGATTCGATGGCGACGCTCGCCGCGCTGACGGTGCTGGTCGAGCGGACGGATGCGCGCGAGCTGTGGTGCCTGGGCGACAGCTTCCACGATTCGGAAGGGTGCGAGCGGCTGCACGAGTCGGCGCGCACGGCGCTGACGGCGCTCACAGGCGCGCTGCGCTGGGTGTGGATCACCGGCAATCACGATGCCGCCCTGAACGAACAGCTCCCCGACCATTGCGGCGGCGAGATCGTCGAGGAAGCCGAGGTCGACGGGCTGCTGCTGCGCCACGAGGCGATCCCGGGCGAACCGCGGCCCGAGCTGTCGGGCCATTTCCACCCCAAGCTGCGCGTGCGCCTGCGCGGGCGGCAGGTCGCGCGGCGCTGCTTCGTCGCGACCGGGACCAAGCTGATCCTGCCGGCGTTCGGCACGCTGACCGGGGGGCTCGACGCGCATCATCCGGAGATCGTCCGCGCGGTCGGCCGCGGGGCGGAAGCGCTGGTGGCGCTCGAGGACCGGCTGCTGCGCTTCCCGATCGCGGCCTAG
- a CDS encoding DUF2807 domain-containing protein — translation MRVLLISFLLAAGAAPAPEERRVLLTGFDRIRVDGPFAVHVVEGSPSAIVSGDRRAVERVSVRNQGGMLVVSRSTQTSEGWRGNEAMATVTVAVPRLRTANINGGGKLDIDRIEGQRVELGVNGAGSLSVAQVTADQLVTTLTGTGLIRLGGGTARNARFMNYGAGSIDAAGLAVNDLTVHSQSAGDGSFTARFTASLSVLGTGAVRVAGNAACKIAGPGPASCGSKTP, via the coding sequence ATGCGTGTTCTGCTGATCTCCTTCCTCCTCGCCGCCGGGGCCGCCCCCGCGCCCGAGGAGCGCCGTGTCCTGCTCACTGGCTTCGACCGGATCCGCGTCGACGGGCCGTTCGCGGTGCATGTCGTCGAGGGTTCGCCGTCCGCCATCGTCAGCGGAGACCGGCGCGCGGTCGAGCGGGTGAGTGTGCGCAACCAGGGCGGCATGCTGGTGGTCTCGCGCAGCACCCAGACTTCCGAGGGCTGGCGCGGCAACGAGGCGATGGCGACCGTCACCGTCGCGGTACCGCGGCTGCGCACCGCTAACATCAACGGCGGAGGCAAGCTCGACATCGACCGGATCGAGGGTCAGCGCGTCGAGCTCGGCGTCAACGGTGCGGGATCGCTCAGCGTGGCGCAGGTCACCGCCGATCAACTGGTCACCACGCTGACCGGCACCGGCCTGATCCGGCTCGGCGGTGGCACCGCGCGCAACGCCCGCTTCATGAACTACGGCGCCGGATCGATCGATGCCGCGGGCCTCGCCGTCAACGACCTCACCGTGCATTCGCAAAGCGCGGGCGACGGCAGCTTCACCGCGCGCTTCACCGCCTCGCTCTCGGTGCTCGGCACCGGCGCGGTGCGCGTCGCGGGCAACGCGGCGTGCAAGATCGCCGGCCCCGGCCCGGCGAGCTGCGGGAGCAAGACACCCTAG
- a CDS encoding head GIN domain-containing protein — MKLALAITAAVLPLAACNFANGMSGDVVQPSGSGGTRSFQVADFTGVSLRGADDVEVRTGPTFTVTAEGDSALLDRLEIRKDGNTLRVGRKDGDWKWGGGKGAKVTVTMPRLVNADVAGSGNMTVDRAEGDFGGSIAGSGNLSIAQLRGGKADLSIAGSGDLRIAAGQASEIDASIAGSGDIDIFTVRAARGDLSIAGSGNIRAQVTGEADISIVGSGNVELTGGAKCSVSKMGSGEARCS; from the coding sequence ATGAAACTCGCTCTTGCGATCACCGCCGCGGTACTGCCGCTCGCCGCATGCAACTTTGCCAACGGCATGAGCGGCGACGTCGTCCAGCCGAGCGGATCGGGCGGCACGCGCAGCTTCCAGGTCGCCGATTTCACCGGCGTGTCGCTGCGCGGCGCCGACGATGTCGAGGTCAGGACCGGCCCCACCTTCACCGTCACCGCAGAGGGCGACAGCGCGCTGCTCGACCGGCTCGAGATCCGCAAGGACGGCAACACGCTGCGCGTCGGGCGCAAGGACGGCGACTGGAAATGGGGCGGCGGCAAGGGCGCCAAGGTCACCGTCACCATGCCGCGGCTGGTCAACGCCGACGTTGCCGGCTCGGGCAACATGACCGTCGATCGCGCCGAGGGCGATTTCGGCGGCTCGATCGCCGGGTCGGGTAATCTCAGCATCGCGCAGCTGCGCGGCGGCAAGGCGGACCTGTCGATCGCCGGCTCGGGCGACCTGCGGATCGCGGCCGGCCAGGCGAGCGAGATCGACGCCTCGATCGCCGGGTCGGGCGACATCGACATATTCACGGTGCGCGCTGCCCGCGGCGACCTGTCGATCGCCGGCTCGGGCAATATCCGCGCGCAGGTGACCGGCGAGGCCGACATCTCGATCGTGGGTTCGGGCAATGTCGAGCTGACCGGCGGCGCCAAATGCTCGGTCAGCAAGATGGGGTCGGGCGAGGCGCGTTGTAGCTGA
- a CDS encoding CarD family transcriptional regulator, which translates to MAAKALSFDVGDYVVYPKHGVGRVIELQKSEIAGMQLELYVLRFEKEKMTLRVPTNKAESVGMRKLSSDKTLKEALDTLKGKPKVKRTMWSRRAQEYEAKINSGDLVSIAEVVRDLFRADDQPEQSYSERQIFEAAASRLARELAAMEEIDEKAALEKLLDILRKAAAIYNKDKVTA; encoded by the coding sequence ATGGCTGCCAAGGCGCTGTCCTTCGATGTCGGCGATTATGTCGTTTACCCCAAGCACGGTGTTGGCCGTGTGATCGAGCTCCAGAAATCGGAAATCGCGGGCATGCAGCTCGAGCTGTACGTGCTCCGCTTCGAGAAAGAGAAGATGACGCTCCGCGTTCCGACCAACAAGGCGGAGAGCGTGGGAATGCGCAAGCTGTCGAGCGACAAGACGCTCAAGGAAGCGCTCGACACGCTCAAGGGCAAGCCCAAGGTCAAGCGCACCATGTGGTCGCGCCGCGCGCAGGAATATGAGGCGAAGATCAACTCGGGCGACCTCGTGTCGATCGCCGAGGTGGTGCGCGACCTGTTCCGCGCCGACGACCAGCCCGAGCAGAGCTATTCGGAGCGCCAGATCTTCGAAGCGGCGGCGTCGCGCCTCGCGCGCGAGCTCGCCGCGATGGAGGAGATCGACGAGAAGGCCGCGCTCGAGAAGCTGCTCGACATCCTGCGCAAGGCCGCGGCGATCTACAACAAGGACAAGGTGACCGCCTGA